A segment of the Lycium ferocissimum isolate CSIRO_LF1 chromosome 5, AGI_CSIRO_Lferr_CH_V1, whole genome shotgun sequence genome:
TCTTCACATTCTTGAACTTTTTGGAGTATAACCAAATAAGCACTAATGTAGCAAAAGCTAGAAAAAATGCACTAGCAGTTACAACTCCAACAACAGCCCCATTCAATACTTTCTTGCTGCTACTTCTTTGCACTGCATTGGCACTACCACTAGACCCCGCCGGAGCTATTTGCTCCGGCGGAGGGGACTTAACGGGGTTTACATCCGCCGTGGGGTTCATTAAACTAGCCGTTGGTGGCGGCGGGGCGGCAACCGGAGATTTAGGGTTAGGGTTTGTATCAAATGATGAAGTGAAACTCCACCATTCAATACTATGAATCTCAGTACTCCCTTGTGTTGAACCAGAAAACCCCACAAACATAAAATCATTAACATACTCACTAAGATCAATAACAACTGACAAAAATGGTTCTTTTGGCTTTAAATTAGAATAACTAACAAACacattcatttttttcattgaaCCTGAATAATCAATCCAAGAATTAACCAAATCACCACTCTTTAAATCAACACCAATAGAATCAAGATTACCAACTTCACTTGAAACCATTGAATTTAAATCCAACCCCACATGATTTCCATTAATATCTTTAAACTCAACATCCATAAGTGTATCAAACTCAACTGCAAAACCAagattaccattttgccctccTTTTGCATCCATAATTCCCAAATAACCACCTGAATCACCAACTGACACGTCATCACCCGTGATCACAAAAGCTAAACCACCACCAATTGATGAAGGGTTTAAATTACTAACAGAGAATGAAAAGAATGTTGAAAAACTTGCCGGAAAATCAAGATTTGGTTGCCGGAATGACACTGGTTTTGAATATAATACTTTTCCGGCACCGGAATTTGGCACGGACAAGTCACGTGTCAATTTTATTGTATTGTCACCTAAATGAGCATCACCTAATAACTTTAAACTACTTAGAGTTAAaccaccaaaatcaaactcAGTTGTAGCTATAGATAGTACACTAAAACACAACAATACTATGAGTAATAAGTAAATCTCCATAACAAAAATGTAAAAAGAATGTGACCCTTTTTAGATTTTCACTAgaataacataaattcaagagaaaatTACATCATTGCTGGATTTTTGAGAAACCCCATTACAGAACACTGATCAATTGtctgaaaatttgattttttttttgctcagagagagaaaaaaaaaagggtctttTTTGGGCATAAAGTGTAAAAAGAATGTAACCCTTTTTAGATTTTCACTAGAATAACATAAATTTAAGAGAAAATTACATAATTGGTGGATTTTAGAGAAACCCCATTAGAGAAAACAGATCAATTTGGTGAAagatagaatttttttttgctcagACGAGAAAAAGGGTATTTTTTTGGGGGATAAAATGTAAAAAGAATGTGACCCTTTTCAGAATTTTCACTAgaataacataaaattcaagagaaaattTAGTAAAAAGTATGTAGGGAAAGTGGGAAATTTGAGCAGAGAAAAGTgtgaaagaagaagagaatccAAAGAAGAAGACTGGTCAAGACAGAGAGGTAGCGGTTGGGAGACACGTGTTTGTTATAACGGTAATATTTTCCATGTaaagacacttttttttttttttatttggtttataTTTCTTGCCCATGTTGTGGGTCCTATGTATTAGTAGTGGACTAGGGGTACTAAGAAATATAATAGATGTAAAAtgaaatgatgatatatgaAATATTAGATGGAcgtcaatgcaatgcaatacagtAATTTAACCTGTACATATATGTTTCGGATGGAATCTTGACGTCTCGGCAGTCATGATCCACGGGGACTCATGGCGTTCATGTTACAGTTTTAAAGTCACCGAGTGTAGATATATTTTAGATTTTATAGCAAATACACAATACATGCATGTAGTTGTATATGTTGATCTATTtctttaattgatttaaatgatATATGTGTCTTGGTTGACAACTTGGTGATTTTAGGTAATCCAGCGCAATTGTATGTGGGCATACACATGATTTTAGCTAGTTTAACGCAAGTACGCAGTTGTATGCGCTGATACAATTTAAACCATAGCTATTGTATGTACCTGTAgctacgtttcgtaaatatacAAACTATAATTATGTTTCGTAATTAAACTCTAAATTATATACGACGATTTTGATTGAATATAGagtttaaaaaagattttttaaaacaaaattataatataatataaattataaatacTTATATGAACTAAAATTATTCttacatattaaaaaatattctttgtttaataaaaaagaaaagtatattaTATAATGGATAGCAATTTTGGGGTGTCAATAGTTTGATTCAGctgattattttataaatttatatcatatcatttgaTATCAGTATGATACGGTCAATTTTTCATActttttggagagaaaaaaagtcataattaaaaatttaaacacGGTATAATGTGTGATGTTTCATTGCAAAGGACTTCAGtaaaaaaagtatttatacTGTTTCAAAGGTGATTAATTAAGAGGACATAAACGAAGACCAAAATAAAATCTATCCCAGCATTCTAAATATAACGGACGTGTACTTTAACTGACTTTTGGAGGACAGAAAAATTTGATGTTACAAATGAATTGATGACCGTGATAAATTTTATGCCACTTTACTGTGGATTCTGTGTTAATGGCTCAAGTTTATATCTGTGCAACAATAAATTTCGTGCTTAAAAAGACATGATAATAAACTAAGTAATAAATacaatattttctaaaaatttctcTGATTCGTGAACAAGTTGCTTTGATCTCGAATGCGTAGCATTTGATTTGAGTTCGTTTTTGATCTTTGAATGCTTGAAGTTTAAGTGAAAAGCTTGAGTTCGTTTTATTAATCTTTGAATGCTTGAAATTAAAGTGAAAAGTTTGAGTGCTTAAACACTTACAGCTTGTTGAAAAATTTGTGACCTTTATTGCATCTTATTGTCAATTCTGTTCTTTTGAGTTTTGGTGCTCTTAAATGAGAGATGTGACTCTTATTCATTGGTGTGATCTTGAATTTTGGGTGAAGTAGCATCGAAGAAAGGCTCATAGGCCATCGGGGTTGCATGTTATTTCACATATACTACTTTTCACACATACAACTTTTCACACTGGTGAATTATATTGATTGCACTATGTATTCTTTTGATATTCCCATTAATTTGCGTTTTAAAAGAATGTAGTGCTCTaaaaatgttttcttatatcaatttttttttttatataattatttgtTATCTAATACTTACTAGCTCGAGTAATTCAGAATTGCACTATGTAAGATTCGTTAAAGAAAAGGACATTCCCTACTAAAAGCTTCTCCTCTTTtctcaaatttaaatttaagtTATCCAAGAGCTAGATGAGATATACTACCTGCAGGACAAGTTTATATTAGTTAATTAGACTCATGAAAAATCCCTTTAAATAGAAGTCATGTGTTGGTTCCAATAGTTGGAGATATATGGGGTCCTCCATGTCGAGTACTTCAATTAATATACAAGGTTTAATTTCTTAATCGTACTTCTTAAGATAATTCATTCCACTTTAAATCTTGTTTGCTTTCAAAgattcataaatatttttttatatgtatataataaaaTTCGAATACCAGGACAATAGTCGAACACTTTACTTGGAAGTGAATTATTGTTTTTACCAACTTCTGCAATTTTCTCACAGTTATCCTTATGGGAATATTTTACTACTATCTTTTATGTTtgtccacatatatataaacttaatCGCACTTATATATAACAGCGTCTAAAATTGAATCTCACGAGTGGAGTGCAAGGAAGGATACGTAGAGAGAAATATTTTAGGTATCATAAATACGCgaattaaatgaaaaatatatattttgcatATACACTTTTTATCGCTTGATCACGATTAAGTGATATGCATTTCACtttgatttattaattcttaaagttAATTAtccaattatatataaatactcaATACAAATAAGTATTTCCTGACGAGTTCATAGGAACAATCGCCATCTCAACAAGAAAAACAGCAATTATGCTTCATAAAGTAACATTCTAATGATACAAGATCAATATTTTTGGTTTAGTTTCGGTGGGTGGGAAAGGTGATGATAATGATCGTCAAATTAACATCCTGCTGTTAATATACAGCAAACTACCTAGTTTAGACATAATTAACTATTAATTGTACGTTACATGGGCTATTTTCTTCATTTGctatattttcttcatttgctTCTTCTATACGTAGAGACTATACAAGTTAATAACATCTTTGATTCTTTGGGCTAgaattagaaaaaaagaaaacaaaggagaaCCACTGATGGTGGTTAAATGACTACACAAAAAAGACAGCACTATCCCAgtggaaaataaaaagaagttaaaatggTCAACAAGAACgataaaaataacaataataattggATATAATTCACATAGATATAATAAGTCTTGTTTGAGTTTGTACTTAATTTTTTGACTCTGGAAGTCCTACTAATTTAATGAGTTtagaacaaaataaaaatatcttcacAATTCTATTGAACGCGACATGAGTAGTGTATTATGACAATCTTTCtcttctaatattatattaaatgtTCAATTGTGATCCTTGTTTTGTACTACTATAATTTCACTATACGACATTTCGCTAAAGACCTtgttacttttaaattttaatttagtaTAGATAGATTTCAGTTTCACTATACGATATGTGTCTTTCGATTTTTGAGAAAAGAATAGGGAAAATATCACTGAATACTCGAtcctaaaatgaaaaatatttatccgCCCAATGCTCCTTCTAAAGTAATTTCACTTCTACCCCTACCGGTTGGAAATATTTGCCGATATATCCTAAGCCTACCCACTTCCTCCATATATCAAAAtggatatatttatatatcacgatggtatcatgaaggTCTAAAGAAGGGCCCAAGCTTGATCTTAAGTAATCTTAATCTcagatatatttatatatcatgatagTATCACGGTCCTGAGGAGTGTATTattgaaggactgaagcagttCTTCATGATACTATCACGATATAAGTATATAAGAAGATGGTAtcatagagttttttttttcaagaaaagtgtGTCTTTTTGAATAAGTGAACATGATCATCCATAATAGCATCtctacatatatttatatgaccatgatgatatcatggagggctaagaagaagaatttgaagCATCTTTAATGATATATACCGAATATATTTATATacgtgatggtatcatggagaaTGAAGAAAggatgaaaaacattttttttgataatctaTCTCGGTATATTTATATCTGTATGGTATCATAGCGAGAAGACATCtcggataaatatttttaatttttttaattttttttgagaatacaaaaataataaaaaatatggatgaataattattttaatttgaggGGGCATGCGCGATCTTTCCCAAAATAATACCCACGAGGAAGAAGAGAATTCTCAAATGCACACTTTTGAGTGTGAAAGGATCATAATTAGAATAGGCCCACAGTTAGGTTATTGAGCTGGATTTGTCTCATGGGTTGATTATGGTCATGTATTGTCTCCTTCTAATGTCCAATCTCACCGTTATAGAGTGGGTTGGCAGAACTGGAGGCCCAAGTCAAGTCCTTACATTGTTTTCCTCATTGGTCCACTTACTCTTATGGAGAAACagaagaaggaaaagagaaTCACAAGATCTTTTTTATTCTCTATGTAAATCCCTCTTTACCTCCAAAGTGTATTGAAAAAGATTTCATCTCGCAGGATGTGCCGTAATGGTCAATGAGGTGGGTGAAAAACTGaaataagattttaaattttaatggaGGCAAAAAATTATGGGTATTTGCTTCCATCTTCCATAGTCTTGGTCTGACAAGTTATGCAATATCTGAGTTGCTGGGTAATAGTAGGCAGAGGCGCAACTTTGAGTTTATATATTCTGAATTCTAGAAAAGGCACTTTACCGGAtcctatataaaatatatttttttgacaaaaatacATTATTTAGGCCAAAGCTACTTGTCAAAGTCATAAGGCAAACTATAGCTCCGCCCTGATAGCAATACCCAATGAAGAAGGAAACACAAGTTGGCAAAACATAGTACACTTCACTTGACCTGTATTATTAATACAAACCTGAAGATGCAACACAGCAGATAAAAAAGAAACAGAACAATGCAACCATATTACATTTTCCAGACAAAATGACCTCAcaagacctttttttttaaaaaaataaaataaaaataaagttgaaatATTCCTCTTTACCTATAAGTTTACAGGAAACTAAGTTCCTGTGCGCTCAAAGGTGTGAATCTAGAGATCAGAGTTCAATTTTTCCTCATCTTCCATAGCATTGGTGAGAAAAGTACGCAATAATTGAATAAGTGGGACGTAGTAGGTACCCGATAAAATGGTCAAACACACTCAAGTTAACCCAAACACCACCACATTCATCAACCCATAAAATAAAAGAGACAGAACAAAGTAACACACTTATAGCAACACTTAACCGGATTATTATTTCACTTGAAGATGCaacacaacaaaaataaaagcaagAGAACAAAACAATACAACCGTATTACATTAACGTCCGCtggtaaataatttttaagcaCTATTTACATAGCGGCACACCTTTCTAATTTCACCTTGATCTCCCGTAAGTGGATTGTTTTCAGACAAAATGCGTAGAGCCCTTGcaaattgatcatgaaaataGCCATTATCAGCAGCCATTTTCTCCACAAAAGGAGAAGTATTTGGATCAGTAACCAATTCTTGGTCTACAATTAATAGCCCTTTGTTGCTCAAAATGTTCTTGTAGTACATATTGTCTAATATCATTGGAGTTTCACGATCATTTCTTGAGTATAAAACCTCCTTCGGGTTGGGATCCGGCGTTGGGCATCGGCCTTTAAGGTACTCAGCGTAGTCAGGGTCGATAGTTGGATCGACTGTTGGGTAAAGCCTGTGGACTAAGTTTACACAATGAACTCGCCCTACAGAGTGAGCCCCTGTattttcatgtacatatataaggtgGTTAGTAGCCAATTTAGGTTAACTGATTAAAAGTAGTGGTAAATATCAAATGCTAAAgcttttttaatatataaatacggTAATTGGATAGAAGTGCTAAACCTAATACTTTCACCGTTTCAATTTTTGTGACATGCCCCTCATTTTTAGTGTGTCATTAAAATATGAACTTATGCTAACACATTCAGATTGTAATAATTGGCTTACGGTAATGAAATTGTCCATATATGAAAATTAAgccctttattttgttttataaatGTAGAAGAGTTTGAAACGTTAAACAAAATTTTGAGAGATGATTTACCTAGAAGAGCAACTGTTCCTTCAGTATCAATACCAATTGATTGGAATTGAGAGAGCACAGATGACATGGAATCATTGTGGTTAGGAATGTAATTCTCAACTTCTGCTAAGTAACTCTCTTTGCTGTCTTTCCTCCCTGTCCTCATTTCAACACGTGGCCCTCCTAACTGTGACACAATTGAACAAATTATAACTAACTTCTATAAGGGAACTGACTCGACAAGTAATCAATTACTCTATCAATAATCCTTTCGTGgttacataaaaaaaatcattgtcAATGTAGTTTCTCACACAAGGTTAATGTTAAAGGGCCAGAAGAGGCGAGTACTATAGTGTGAAAAAACTTATACTATCAGGTCTGTTAAAACGTAACTGTACATATAATCGTCAACAAAAAGATGATTTAGCAACTTGGAAAAGACATAGGAGTATTAATTACCTGTTATAACATATTAAAATACACTACATTGGTAGTATAAAACTTCTTTGCACTGTTTAGTGTAGTGTTTCACCCAAAATTAATGTTAAAGGGACGGAGTGATGGATTTACCTTCTATATACCAATCGtgtaaaaagaaaagtttaaaACTATTAGATCACCTATAAGGCAACTATATATGGATGATTGTCCATAAAAAGATGGATTAGTAACGTTAAAATAAGATAGGATGGGGGtgagttctataatgtaaaTTGTTTTTTGTTACTATCAGGTTACCGAAAACATAACTACAACTAATCATCAGCAAAAAGATGATCAATTAGTAACCTGAGAAAGATAGGTTGATTAATTGTTACGACAAATTAAACTACACTGATAATGTTAAAAATTCTTCACACAATcagtatatataagttaaatttgaTGAACTTACCCAGCGAAGACCATCCCTTGCAGAAAGAGCAACAATATCAGCACAAGAAACAGTGTTTGGACATTCACTTTCAAGTGCCTGTTTAATAGTCTCTATATACTTAAAATTCCTCATCCCAAAATTCCTTGGAGATTCCTTCTCTGATTCCTGCCCATTTGCTGTGTCCAAATATACCGATGCATCACATGACTGCAACGACAAAAACCATATTATTTAAATTGTCAAGGGATCTTTATATAAATAGCCGGTTGGATTTACTGTTTACTTTTCTTAATCGCTATACATAAACTATACGCTGATTATATATGGTTATACACATAGtatacatgaattatacatatattctaTATCCACcaactatttttaatttaaataattggGCGTGCGATTATTTAGATTAATTCTTcatatataattattaattattaattaccataaccatgcaatcATGAAAGAGATTTCTGATCCAAGAAACTGCTGTATTGCCATGCTTGTGGTACAAGGTTGCCACTTGTTCTTTGATGATCTCCTCAGCTCTTGGGCAACTCTTTGAGTAGTAGTTCAGTTGGAGCTCACTTCTTACTGAAATTAATTAAGACTTAGCTGTCAGTATATATGAACATAATTACTCGATATCTGTAATGATAAGAGATAATAAGTACTTTGTGGAATCAGTTGAGCCGCATAAATTTAGTTcgacacaattttttttaaaaagtgcttaagtTACGTGGACTGACAATATATAATATCTTTAATTACACCATCAGGTTAAGTTGCAGACATCAACATGTATTCCCTCCCTTTGAATCCATATACCACAATTTGAGTtgacatggagtttaagaaagaaatgaagatttTGGAGACGTGTGATCTAAACATGCTATACCATTTATGTGGCTGTAGAACCTTTGAAGTTTGTGGCCTTAAACATGCTATAACTCTATCATTTGTATGGTTGGGATAAAAGTAAAATGAGAAGAATATATTGTTTCCATATTCagaaatttcattcattttaacaAAAATGTGTCAcataaacttaaataaaagcAGTAACTTTTTATACCAAGCACGATATGATACcccaaaaaatgaaataaataaccTACTATAACCGATTAAATTGCACTAACGGTAAAAAAATCTTTACTTTGTACTTAAAAGATATAGATTTGTAAACAAATGTCTAGtcgaaatttgaaataaataagaTAGCTTATAGTAAAATTTAGATATAGATTTGTAAACAAATGtctattcaaaatttgaaataaataagaTAGCTCATAGTAAAATTTAGATATAGATTTGTAAACAAATCTCTagtcaaaatttgaaataaataagaTAACTCATCGTAAAATCTTAAGGTAAAGGAGAGAATTACCATAATGAATTTGAAGAAGTAACGGTAATAACAGAAAGAGAAATCTTGAGGACAAGCTGAAATGATTGTACTTGTTGGCCATATCTCTGATGTAGTGAAGTCTTGTACTTTGCCGAATATTTTGCTCAATTTATATAGCAAATGTTTTTCGAATTGTGTACTATTTTTGAAGTGGAGGAGGAATATTGGATTtcaattgaaaatttgttcTACTAATTTATTAGCAGCCAGCCAGCCACTATGTTGGACTTCTCGGCCAGTAGTTGTAGTCCCACTGAAAGAATCTGTACTTCATCACAATttttaaaacaacaataattagAAAGATAGACAGATTGGTTTAGCACACAATATGATTATGCTGCTGAATGTAACTTTATCACTTCGACTAATAGAAATATGCCTTTTTTGAAATGCACTAGGGTGAAAATTTATTCGTATTCAGTGTTTACAACAAGACATATAACAGATGTAAGACAtgtgttttaatatatataattatcacGTAATTATGATTAAATAATATGTACTCTCACTTAATTTTACCAGCTTGCTAAATTatttgatttggtgtaaacacaAAATTGCAGTATCTCTAATCTCGATTTGAATTATATCTAGAAAGATCCGTTCTCAGCTATTTCATGTTGCCTAGTAGAAATGTGTGACTATCTGAAGTGAATTCTCTCTTTTGTAATAGATGCCACTCGAACTTGTTGTGGCCCATCGACTATGAAAGTGATGGCCGAAACACAACAGCTACAGAAAACCCTTCTTTTAGAGGAAACGAATAAAGTGGAAAGAAAAGGACTAAGCATTATGATAAGCCAATGTATTATTAAAGTGTGTGGCTATCTCACGTAAAAAGTTGAACTGCTAAAGAAGGCATAGTTTGTTTGCTTGATTATATCATCTGCATGCCCTTTCATATGCTACCTTGATTCCATTTATGGGTCAAACACTTAAAATTTAGTCTCTATATTGTGATGTACAATTAATTAAtctttaaaccaaaaaaatgagAGCAAAACTTTACATTAATTGAATCTAATGAAACAACTAGATTTTTGTATAACTCGAGAGTGATCTTTTTGTTGGTTTCTCTACTATGATCTAATTAAAGTTTCGCTCTAATTTGAAGGTCCAATTAATAGTCTAGAAgagaaataaaatattcttaACTTAAAGATATGATCAACCTCACTAATAATGCCTCCTAGTCAACCTCAACTATAGGCATAAGTGGACCAACTATTCTTTTCAATATCGGTGGCAATTAACCATTTATGAACAAAAAATCATTGAACAAAGTTTATGAGTTATTGAGCACGCGAAACAAATAGACATAAGGACCACTTCGATAGAGGGTGTTATCTTAACTTTAACATCACAAAATTACAAGTTGGGAACTTTGTGTGCTATGACAAAATTGCACTTTTGTCCTTTAAActggctggtctttaatttttgtccttcaaaatcgagTTGGGCATAAATTTTTTAAGAGCGCAGGacataatttgtgaaatattataatgtgaaaatataaatttatgccccGCGAAAAAGTTATTTGCTTTGAGgtgtaaaaattaaagaccgacACAAAATAGGGGCAAAAGTGCCAATGACCGTGTGCTATTCCCTCCCCAGCCCCACCAAGCCTCTCGACTTTAACCAAGTCGACAGCCTCTAATCAGTCTAGTATATGTTCGAAATTACCTCGGGTCTCCATTAAACACGACCCGGGGTCTCCATTAAGCACAACCTAgaccttttatttttaatcgGGCCTGTGCAGACCGATCTTTTGTTGCTCCGAGTTGAAACCGTGTCTATTGATTGAAGCCTATAATCTAACCTAGTGATGAAGCAAGGTGTCTTCTGATATCCTTTCGCGGAAAAATATCCTAATTTAAGTgtggaattatattcaatttaaaaatataaatacttACTAGATAAATGTCTCTAGACCGATACAGCTtgaatataaggtaaatatcaATTTGAGATACAAAATAAAGTTGTAAAATCCGTGTAGTCTTAGATCTAAACCCTATTACAAGCTGAATAGTGATAATACATGGATCACCACTTATATAAAATTATGTGTGCGCCACTGATGTAACACTTCCTCTATGGCCTCATATAGCTAGGAACaaaaatttgttcatttttatttgaGTTTTGGGTGGGGCGGTTCATGTGCAATACTGAGTACTTGGTGTTTATATAACAAGTAATTTGAAATTTGGATTCCTTTGTCTCTCCTTAGTAATTGGTGGTTAAGTtataaattgaatgaaaagcatcAGTTCTCATCCACTCCTTTAGCCTTTCAGCCACAAAAAGTGCTAGCTTCTtgcaaattaattaatatattctCACTTGTGGTGCACACACTAAGATTAGTGGCAAAAATTATTACTGTATTAATTAGTGATGGGCTAGCTATTTCATTGCACtcatatttctaaatataataatataatccTCTAATTATCTGCATTACTACGACTAATCAACAAGAGATCGTGCTACTTGTAGTCCAATTAAGTATTAGCTATGATTTAAGGATTAGTTAATGTAATGGAAGTTTGTAATTTTTTgttaaaggaagaagaaaagaggaTTGAAGTATTAAACTATCATGCATGACATCAAAA
Coding sequences within it:
- the LOC132057266 gene encoding peroxidase 21 codes for the protein MANKYNHFSLSSRFLFLLLPLLLQIHYVRSELQLNYYSKSCPRAEEIIKEQVATLYHKHGNTAVSWIRNLFHDCMVMSCDASVYLDTANGQESEKESPRNFGMRNFKYIETIKQALESECPNTVSCADIVALSARDGLRWLGGPRVEMRTGRKDSKESYLAEVENYIPNHNDSMSSVLSQFQSIGIDTEGTVALLGAHSVGRVHCVNLVHRLYPTVDPTIDPDYAEYLKGRCPTPDPNPKEVLYSRNDRETPMILDNMYYKNILSNKGLLIVDQELVTDPNTSPFVEKMAADNGYFHDQFARALRILSENNPLTGDQGEIRKVCRYVNSA